Genomic segment of Candidatus Methylomirabilota bacterium:
GCACCGCCGCGACGCGCTGGTCGAAGCTCGACTCGCCCACCGTCACCCTCCCGGCGCCCCCCGGGGGCTGGGTGACAATGTCAACGATCTATTTGACTAAGTCAAGTGTCGCGAGACCTTGAGCCCCCGGAGGAATTCCGCGCGGGCCTGGCCGCCGGCCATGACGAAGGAGAGGTCGCTGCCGCAGAGGACGAAGCGCGCGCCGACCTTGACGTACTTCTCCATGGTCGGGTGGTCGTAGATCCCGCCCATCCCCGGGTGCTTGCCGTGCCGCGTGCAGGCGCCGATGACCGTCTCGTAGGCGCGCAGCACCCGGGGGTCGTCGTACTTGCCGGGGATGCCCATCTCGAGGGTCAGGTCGTTCGTGCCGATCAGCAGCACGTCCACGCCCGGCACGGCCGCGATCGCGTCGGCGTTGTCGATCGCCGCCGGCGTCTCGAGCATCATCACCAGCAGCGTCTCGCGGTTGACGATGGCCGTGGACTCGGCGCGCGGGTAGGGGCGGAACCCGAGCTGCGCCATGGGACCGCCGAGCGAGCGGTGGCCCATCGGCGGGTACTTGCAGTTCTCGACGAGCTCCCGCGCGTGCTCGGCCGTGTCCACGTGCGGGAAGACGATCCCCATCGCCCCGGCGTCGAGGAGGCGCGTCGCCAGGTAGTGCTCGTAGCCCGGCACGCGCACGAGCGGCGTCACGCCCGCGTCGTGGCACGCCACCGCGATCTGCGCCGCGGTGTCGATGCCCATCGTGTTGTGCTCCATGTCGAGGAAGGCGAAGTCGTAGCCGCACGCGGCCAGCACGCGCCCGATCTCGACCGTGCGCGCCTGCCGCAGCGCCATGCCGAGCGCCAGCTGGCCCGCGGCCAGGCGCTCTCGCACCTTGTTCGGAATCGCCGTCATGCTCGCCTCCTCGGGAAAAGAGTCACGTCGTCGGGCGCGATCAGGTCGGGCGCCCGCCAGCCGTCGAGATCATACTCGGCCAGGCAGCGCCCGGCGAACTCCTTGAAGCGCGCCGCCTGCCCGCTCGTCTGCGCCATCTGCCACGTGAGGAACCGGATCGTCTCCGGGGCGCCCGCGTAGTTGCGCTCGTACAGCTCGTGCCGCCCGCCGAACTCCGTGCCGGTCGCGTCCCACAGGAGCTTCATGAGCTTGATGCGCTCGACGGCGTCGGTGCCGTCGGAGCCGCGCAGGTACTTGTCGAGATAGGGCCGCAGCGCGGGCGTCCGGAAGTCGGCCGCGTGCGAGTTCAGGTAGATCAGGCCGCTGCCGAGGATGCTCTCCGTGATCTCCTTCACGCGCGGATACCCGATGGTCGCGAACAACCGGTACGCCTGCGCGTACTCCGGGTTCGGCAGCACGGTGTCGCCGACCCACGGAACCGGGGTCCGCGCCATCGCGTCGCTGAGCCCCCAGAAGAGGTTGCGCCACGCGATCGCCTCGCCGATCGAGCCCTGCACGTGACGCTCGGCGGCCGAGCCGACGGCGTCCGCGGCCCGGAGGAGGAGGCCCGTGATGAAGTCGAGCTTGACCGCCAGGCGCGTGCAGCCGTGGAGCATGGCGCGGGGGAAGAACCCGGAGTGCTGGAAGAAGGTGTTGGACTTCTCCACGTCCTCGTACACGAAGACGTTCTCCCAGGGCACCAGCGCGTGGTCGAGGACGAGGATCGCGTCGTTCTCGTCCATGCGGCTGCTGAGGGGATAGTCGAACGGGCTCCCCATCACGTCGGCCGCCATGGCGTAGGACGGGCGGCAGATCAGCTTGACCCCCGGCGTGTCCATGGACGCGATGAACACCGCGGCGAACTGCTTCGTCTTGATCGGCGTCGTGCTGGGATGCGCGATGAAGTTCGCGTGCGTGAGCGCCGAGCCCGTGGCGACGACCTTCGCCCCGCTGACGACGAGCCCGGCGTCGGTCTCCTTCTCCACGTGCACGTAGACGTCGGCCACCTCGTCGGGCGGGCGGTGGCGGTCCACCGGCGGCTGGACGAGGGCGTGGTTCAGGAAGAGGACGCGCTCCTGCGCCATGCGGTACCAGCGCCGGGCGTTGTCCTGGTACGGGGCGTAGAACTCGGCGTTGGCGCCGAGCGTGGCGAGGAACGACGCCTTGTAATCGGGCGACCGCCCCATCCAGCCATAGGTCAGCCGCGCCCAGGCGGCGATCGCCTCGCG
This window contains:
- a CDS encoding aldolase/citrate lyase family protein — its product is MTAIPNKVRERLAAGQLALGMALRQARTVEIGRVLAACGYDFAFLDMEHNTMGIDTAAQIAVACHDAGVTPLVRVPGYEHYLATRLLDAGAMGIVFPHVDTAEHARELVENCKYPPMGHRSLGGPMAQLGFRPYPRAESTAIVNRETLLVMMLETPAAIDNADAIAAVPGVDVLLIGTNDLTLEMGIPGKYDDPRVLRAYETVIGACTRHGKHPGMGGIYDHPTMEKYVKVGARFVLCGSDLSFVMAGGQARAEFLRGLKVSRHLT
- a CDS encoding 4-hydroxyphenylacetate 3-hydroxylase N-terminal domain-containing protein, whose product is GERVKDVTAHPAFRNPARMLARLYDALHDPASQPVLTCPTDTGSGGFTHRYFRAPASVAELVAAREAIAAWARLTYGWMGRSPDYKASFLATLGANAEFYAPYQDNARRWYRMAQERVLFLNHALVQPPVDRHRPPDEVADVYVHVEKETDAGLVVSGAKVVATGSALTHANFIAHPSTTPIKTKQFAAVFIASMDTPGVKLICRPSYAMAADVMGSPFDYPLSSRMDENDAILVLDHALVPWENVFVYEDVEKSNTFFQHSGFFPRAMLHGCTRLAVKLDFITGLLLRAADAVGSAAERHVQGSIGEAIAWRNLFWGLSDAMARTPVPWVGDTVLPNPEYAQAYRLFATIGYPRVKEITESILGSGLIYLNSHAADFRTPALRPYLDKYLRGSDGTDAVERIKLMKLLWDATGTEFGGRHELYERNYAGAPETIRFLTWQMAQTSGQAARFKEFAGRCLAEYDLDGWRAPDLIAPDDVTLFPRRRA